The genomic stretch AATAGCATTAAACCTAAGAATATAAGTCCACTTTCTCCCCTTTATATAGGATAGTATTTTTCCCTATTACGATTTTTTATTACGATTATTTCCAGCAATGTACCTAAACATCAGTCTCCTGATGTTTAGGCACATTGCTGGAAATAATATGCATGTGAAATCTGAAACCCTACCGAAAAGGGTTCAAAAGTATAATGTGGACTCAATGTTTTTTGAGGcttgtaaataaatttttgtaaggatgctttttgaaaaatacatgcATGCATCATGTTTAATTCaaaatttaagttttaaattgtaaaaataaaaaacctgtcttttaaaaaaaagttgtataaaaaaatattaaaaaaatgaaacaaaacctGGAAGTATTATAAAAAGACGAAAGTTGGAAAAAGGTCTTGCAGCAGCAGACAGTATCCTTCCTGCATCCAGGCTAGTTCCAAAAGGAGACATTCAAAACAACACTTTGCATCGGGCTAAGTAACACTttactattatttatttatttactttactattttttatggatgaaaccaaaaaataaaaaatataaactggatAAATCTCACCTTAACCATAATGGGGACTTGAGAAATATCTTTGGTGACATGACCCTGTATTTGGTTATCAACTTTCCATTGAACTGTAACTGTCAATTTACCTTTATATGTGCAATGTCTTTCTCGACACTATGTTATAAATCAAGGTTAATATAGAGAGGTATAAAGTGTTTGCACATAATGAATTTTctaaaaagtaaatttatatACCTCAGCAGGATATATTCGAGGTGTCCTTGAATGAAAGTCATTATCATCAACTGTTGGTACTCCAATTTCTGCATTCTGAAATGGAGTTTTAAGAAACAGTTATCTTAAAAAAGATCAGTCTGAATGTTCCCTAGCTCTGATGGAACTTTTCTCAAAAATGTAACTACCACTTTATACTCAAAAAAACTCTGTTAATTCATAAATTTCGTGAGTTTGATCTAGTAGAATATAATTTGTCTTTGTTTCTGGAATAAAATGACATAAAAATGAAATGCTATTCGTGGATCAAATTATCACAAGAATCATATTTTGGATTCTTACctggtttaataaaaataaaaatttacttacCAAAAAACTTAGCTCAGCTCTTTTACCATTTGGTAATTCGAATTCTTGTGGATGAATTAACTAagtaaaaaaagggaaaaatagaCAAATAACCAACAGCTTTTTTGGTTGTAATTTGTCCTATTACATCTTGGCTTTCAAGTTTGAACTTTTTTCGATCAgactttattttaatcaatGTACAATTCCTAAGCCAACAGCTGTTATTTCAACTTCAAGAAAGAATTTGTAAATTTTGGATTACTCCTGGTATATATATAGTACAAGACTAACACTAACATTTTCAAGGTtccaaaccaattttaaaacaaattcgattttttttaatctaaaaAGCTGACACTGACAATTGTTGACAAATAACAAAACATTACACTGCAATGTTCTaattttgaaaatcaaaaaaacctcTGACCAGAGTTTTGACggatacataaaaaataaacctATAGGAGACTTTTTATAAATCCCCAAAGGGAAATACAATATAAATCAAAGTTCTAGGTAAAGTCACATGATCTTCAGCATAGCACAATGATGATGAGCTGTCCGAttgtaatatattttcaaaCATATATAGATACAACATTCACTTTGAAAATAcacttttacttttaaaaaaatattttactcttCACAACGCTTTTTAGAGCTTTTTACCCTCTCGCactttttgcgtttttttcTCTTGTCAATGTTTTTCTTGCACTTGTCGTTTAAAGACTGTAATGCAGTGTTAACATCAATCAGATCTTCCTCAGACGATTCCTCTATAAGTTTTTGTAACACTTTGATATTCTCTTGAACATTAAAAAGAGCTTTTAGCCTGCTATTCACTGGTTTTGATATGGACATGACTGGCTTATGCAGAATAAATTTTGGTTTTTGAAGGGAAATTTCTTCTTTGTTATCACGAACACGTTGGAATCTGCAAACGCCTGTTTCCAGTGCATGAACTTTGTGGACATGTAAACATATTAAGGCCTGTTCACCACAGCTACAAGTGTACATGTGCTTACATAAGCCAAAACAAACCAGCTCCAAACAACGCACTTGgcaaaacatttcaaaacatcCATCTAAATTCCAGTTAACTTCGTATGACTTGTTATTAACAAGAACCAACCACTGATTGTCAGAAATTTTGCTTACATCGGTATCAGGAATACATAATCCAACATCATGGTTACTGTTCAATGGATCCTTCAACACTTGTCTACACTTGTGCTTTAGGTAATCAGCTTGATTTATATTTAGAATAGCATGGAGTAACTCATCTATGGAGCAAATGTCCTTGGAAAGTTTTATCATTGACTTTAACTGAGGAAGCAAATCATTCCCATGCATCACCACATCGCAACATCGCAAAGATGACTCACGATAACATAATGCCCACTTTTCGGGCTTTTTGAGGTAATTATCCACTAAAAATGTTACAAACAGAGGGCATCTGTCTTCATATAATTgcacaaaatcagttataattGATTTAAACTGTTCCTGATCAAGCTCTTCAACCAATGCGACAAGTGTGAAATAGACTTGATGTCTCAGCTCCTCCTCTAAAGGATAATCTGTTAACAACTTGGTAAATAACATTTCATGAAGGtgccattttgaaaatataaaatgaatATTATTGCCAAACACATTGGTAAAAGCTTTCACACCAAAATCATCTAGTGTTGTCATAACTGTATTAATAGCTAACTTGGTACAACGTAATTTTATTTCGTTAAGAAATATGTAAACAATATCATTATCTTTGACATTGGTGATTAAATGGGCCACGTTATATCCCTGAAAGAGTTCATCCATGACTTTTAACGTTAAGATGTAATATGGAATATTTGAAGTTGGTAGCATCAAttcaagaaaaacaattttatctgCATATTTTTGGAATGTATCCAATTGTTCTTTTGTTTGCAGTCCAAAAATGAAAGTTGTATCTTTATCTTGACCAGGTGTTGGATCTTCTGTTTCACTTGCAAGCTCCTCAGGTTTATACAAGAGAATAGGATTGAAATTTTCAGTACTTAAAGCTTTCAAACGATCTTCAATAAGCAACTTATTATCTTCAGTAGTTTTTGGTAGGTTTAATTTCTTCTTAATGTactggattttgtttttgttgacaaGTACTTTTTTAATAGCAGTTGTGCTTGCCTTATTGGACACTTCTTCGTGGGCTTCCTGATGCAGTTCTGAGAAGATGTCATCCACCGATTTATTTAGCAGCAGCTTTTCCTTGATATCGTTTTTGACAGTTTGTGGGAGAGGATGTTTTCTGATGTCATCATATGTGATTTTGTGATTATGTGACTTGATGTACTTGACTGATATGCTGTCAGTATTAATTGTTCGACGTACTAACATTCGCGCTGGacaaattaaatcttttttgacACTCTTTCTGCATAGTTTTTTAGCTGATCTTTTATGCCTAACACCGTCATGTTGACACACATAAGAAGAGTAACTTATATTGCTTGAGATTTTCCGTTCATCTCGCTTTGTAAAGCAAACAAAATTCTCGCCTTCTTCTACAACTTTCCAAGATATGAAATCATCAAAACAACTAAATATTTTGTGATCAACATCCACACTGACATTGTGCTCTGTTGTTAGATGTTCAATCATTCTCGACTTATGGTAAAATACTTCAGAACATCCCGGgaaaatacaaatattttttgtattattcaaTATCGCATTGTCCTGATACCGCATTTTGTGAACTTGCCAGTAGTGTCGTTTAAAGTTATCTTTACGCTTTATCTTACGTGGACATTTATCACAATGGAAGGTGGCATCACTGTATACAACACCATTCGTTTCGTTAAATTGCGGGGTAGAGGTATCAGACTTTTCGTCACATTGAtgtaaaacaatttcatttatGACATTAAGAACAGCATCTGATATTTCCTTGTTTAAATGGACAGCATTGCTACACTCTTtagttttattttcaatatcaaTTTTGTTGTTTCTGTTGTTATCAATCATTCCACTGCTATGACATTCAACAGAATtttcttgttttgattttgtgtgGTCCATatgctttaaagaaaaaaatacagtaTCATAATTGTATcccattttaaataatattttgaggAAATGATAAATATAATCTACCTTTAGGTATGTTCTTTATCAACTCAGTTGTTATctgtgaaaataattatttttctgaAAAGGAGTAACATTTTAGACATACGTAaatcaataaatcaataaatctAGAAGTTATTTTTTGGCTAATTGACACAAAGTGTTAATTACCCAGGAGTTTGAATTTGATTAgaacatattaaaatatttatttgtgcAATACTGCAACAACAACATTGTATTTTGTTTCAgtttcagaagttattatttgcttgttttttaaaagacataaaaatttgtatatatttcttatGTAAGAAGTCCATCATGTTTTTAAAgactattttcttttattttaaaacaagaatATTCGCATTACTGctgcttatttttaaatttatatagcttttaaaaaaacaagtttgcAATAAGAGAAATACATCTCTATTTCAGTGGGAAATATACTTATCAAATGAGGGAAAATAAGCCTTgccttgaaaaaaaaatcaacaagaaGAAGTAGTGGGGATAGATAAAGCTTTTTTTGTTACAACTCTAGTACTTGGTATACTGTACAAAAACCATTCTCAGAAAAAAACACTGGAAATACATAAAAaggataaatatatataatgtaaaCCATTAAATGCCTCTATTATTCTCTGGGTATAAGTTACAGCTGTCTGTCAAGCTTTACACACAAAATGCAACAAGATACACAGTTCTTCTCTTATTAAGACTGTATATGCTAGGCAGAGGcttaaacaataataataatccaTAAAGCATCTCTTCATTAAATTCTAATTTAGTGCCAGTTGCATTTGCTTGTACAGCAAAAACAACGCTAGTGGCTTATGTCCCagaaaataaagtaaataatagcaaaattgcaaaaaacacTATTAAGTATTAACACAtgtcaaaaaaaacaataaacataTCAAAAACAGATACATTCTGTCCAAACTTTAAAGCTGGGTCCCACTGTggtttaattatattttaaatcgGTTTTAACAGAGATTTTAAAGCTAAAACACAATGCGAACCTTTTTCGCATTTTAAGATTTCCTCACAAAATCTGTTTAAACCACAGATAAAATAAAAGCTAATATGCATTAGACATGAAAAACCTTTGCAAACATATTCTACAATGACAATTTATCTTTAATAAACTGAAAAGAGATATTAAAGAAGGGTTACTAATCTGATAAGACAAACTTCCACTACAGCGAGTATGCTCAaggctttgttttaatttttaaaacacagtaAGAACCAATAACTCTTACACTCTAGTAAACAATACATACAGATAAAAGACTCTGATGCAAAGGACCTAATTCTATAAAGCATGCAAAAAGTATCAGAAAATTTTATGAATGTAACTTAATTCCACTGACCAAGAGTTAGtccaaaaaaacattataaagtatttttatttagcATTAGGAGTATCACAAAAAAGTACCAAATAGGAAGAAAAGTCTTCTCCTTTATAAGatagcaaaaaatatttacacaacAACAGCAGTGATATCAATAGatcttaaaaaattttgttttttatatattaatgcAAGATCTTACTTAGTAAAAAATTAGCAAGTACACAAAAGACTTTTTCCCATATTTATACTTTTGTTTCTTTGGTGTAGAAAGGGCTCAAAAGACAAGAATGTGAGGCAAAATAAAGTCAATTTTATGATATCATTGgaatcaaaaaatcaaattaaaaatttccagcAATTGATAAACACAAAtaatcaagaaaaaatatttagaacaagcaaataaatggattgTCCTTTGAATTCTCCTTCAAACAATCTGCATGGTACATTTGTTTGCAACGACTGCACTCGATAGATGTACCTTCCTCCATACTACAGACGGGACATACATGTAATGTCTCTTTTATACAATGTACAAGACAACAGCCAGCaatgtcaaaaaatataaactttctgAAATTGTCCATACTCGGCAAAGTATCTGCAATTGACTGGTTTGTGGAAAGCTGATTGGCATACCAAAGTGATCTCACTGAAGCATTTTTAAGGTCTGTCTCAACCACATAATCAGGTAACAAAAGTGGCCATGTTGGCTGCGTGGTGCGTGTACTATCAAATGGTAT from Hydractinia symbiolongicarpus strain clone_291-10 chromosome 12, HSymV2.1, whole genome shotgun sequence encodes the following:
- the LOC130621668 gene encoding uncharacterized protein LOC130621668 — its product is MDHTKSKQENSVECHSSGMIDNNRNNKIDIENKTKECSNAVHLNKEISDAVLNVINEIVLHQCDEKSDTSTPQFNETNGVVYSDATFHCDKCPRKIKRKDNFKRHYWQVHKMRYQDNAILNNTKNICIFPGCSEVFYHKSRMIEHLTTEHNVSVDVDHKIFSCFDDFISWKVVEEGENFVCFTKRDERKISSNISYSSYVCQHDGVRHKRSAKKLCRKSVKKDLICPARMLVRRTINTDSISVKYIKSHNHKITYDDIRKHPLPQTVKNDIKEKLLLNKSVDDIFSELHQEAHEEVSNKASTTAIKKVLVNKNKIQYIKKKLNLPKTTEDNKLLIEDRLKALSTENFNPILLYKPEELASETEDPTPGQDKDTTFIFGLQTKEQLDTFQKYADKIVFLELMLPTSNIPYYILTLKVMDELFQGYNVAHLITNVKDNDIVYIFLNEIKLRCTKLAINTVMTTLDDFGVKAFTNVFGNNIHFIFSKWHLHEMLFTKLLTDYPLEEELRHQVYFTLVALVEELDQEQFKSIITDFVQLYEDRCPLFVTFLVDNYLKKPEKWALCYRESSLRCCDVVMHGNDLLPQLKSMIKLSKDICSIDELLHAILNINQADYLKHKCRQVLKDPLNSNHDVGLCIPDTDVSKISDNQWLVLVNNKSYEVNWNLDGCFEMFCQVRCLELVCFGLCKHMYTCSCGEQALICLHVHKVHALETGVCRFQRVRDNKEEISLQKPKFILHKPVMSISKPVNSRLKALFNVQENIKVLQKLIEESSEEDLIDVNTALQSLNDKCKKNIDKRKKRKKCERVKSSKKRCEE